Proteins found in one Anoplolepis gracilipes chromosome 7, ASM4749672v1, whole genome shotgun sequence genomic segment:
- the Gphr gene encoding Golgi pH regulator isoform X1 — translation MGFIEDTFVILITQVIFFVGGWVFFVKKLFRDYEVHHRLVQLIFSTTFSLSCTMFELIIFEIAGVLDSSSRYFHWNAGLYMLLFMVIVLIPFYIAYFIISNIRFVRLNLIRPLTVIIYLFYLYLFWKVGDPFPILSPKKGLLSIEQGVSRIGVIGVTVMALLSGFGAVNYPYTSMAYFMRPVSYADVQSIEKRLLQTMDMIIVKKKRIALAKKGEPVGQIETRSRLWGMLGPLGGTKGNQETIKQLQVEVIALEELSRQLFLEAHDIQNARERLKWAATWQGKYFNFLGYFFSLYCTWKIFISTINIVFDRVGKKDPVTRGIEIAVHWIGFNIDVTFWSQHISFYLVGCIVVTSIRGLLLTLTKFFYAISSSKSSNIIVLILAQIMVRIIYNYDCKSCVIMYNFLDSHIKFCFYSFQGMYFVSSVLLMRMNMPAEYRIIITQVLGELQFNFYHRWFDVIFLVSALSSIVFLYLAHKHAPTERI, via the exons ATGGGCTTCATCGAGGACACTTTCGTGATTCTTATAACACAG GTAATTTTCTTCGTAGGAGGATGGGTATTCTTTGTGAAGAAATTATTCAGAGATTATGAAGTTCATCATAGATTAGTACAACTAATTTTTTCGACAACATTTTCATTGTCATGCACCATGttcgaattaattattttcgaaatagcAGGGGTGCTTGACTCAAg ttctaGATATTTCCATTGGAATGCTGGCCTTTATATGCTTCTATTTATGGTGATAGTTCTGATACCATTTTATatagcatattttattatcagcaATATCAGATTTg TAAGACTGAATTTAATACGGCCATTGacagttattatatatcttttctatcTCTACTTATTTTGGAAAGTGGGTGATCCTTTCCCCATATTAAGTCCCAAGAAAGGATTGCTGTCTATAGAACAAGGCGTCAGTCGAATAGGAGTTATTGGTGTTACAGTAATGGCTCTTCTTTCGGGTTTCGGTGCTGTAAATTATCCGTACACTTCAATGGCTTATTTCATGCGTCCGGTTTCTTATGCAGATGTGCAATCTATAGAAAAACGATTGCTACAAACTATGGACATGATTAtcgtgaagaaaaaaagaatcgcaTTAGCCAAAAAAGGCGAACCTGTTGGACAAATTGAAACTCGATCTCGATTATGGGGGATGTTAGGTCCGCTAGGTGGTACAAAGGGAAACcaagaaa CTATCAAACAGTTACAAGTCGAAGTTATTGCTTTAGAAGAGTTATCACGACAATTATTTTTGGAAGCGCATGATATACAAAATGCGAGAGAACGTCTAAAGTGGGCTGCTACTTGgcaaggaaaatattttaattttctcggtTATTTCTTCTCTTTGTACTGCacttggaaaatatttatt TCTACGATCAATATAGTATTTGATCGGGTCGGCAAGAAAGATCCTGTAACCAGAGGAATTGAAATCGCAGTGCATTGGATTGGTTTCAATATCGATGTCACATTCTGGTCGCAgcacatttctttttatctcgtCGGTTGTATTGTTGTAACATCTATACGTGGATTATTATTAACTCTGACAAAG TTTTTCTATGCTATATCAAGCAGCAaatcatcaaatattattgtacttaTACTTGCTCAAATAATggtaagaataatatataattatgattgcAAATCATGTGTaatcatgtataattttctggattcacatataaaattttgtttttactctTTTCAGGGAATGTATTTTGTGTCTTCTGTGCTTCTTATGCGAATGAATATGCCAGCAGAATATCGCATTATAATAACACAAGTTTTAGGAGAATTacagttcaatttttatcataggTGGtttgatgttatttttttggTATCGGCGTTATCAtcaatagtatttttatatttagctcATAAACATGCACCGACGGAACGCATATAa
- the Gcs2alpha gene encoding neutral alpha-glucosidase AB isoform X2 encodes MLAPFLILLYSLFLVDAVNRDNFKRCDQSSFCRRCRKVEPGKTPYQLLPNTLIQNESMVTIDLFNKDTGVSYVVQLTSLKENTFRLHINEKNPLHRRYENEYALQDQPQTTKLNSVEKTAESITVVKGENKAVLYINPFKVDLYSQDVLTISANARGLMRFEHLRTKPVRSEQDENAEGTEINNTTYPGDGADNDPGAWEENFKEHHDAKPFGPEAVAMDFSFPGSEHAYGVPEHADSLALQSTKSSDPYRLYNLDVFEYETNERMALYGAIPVLYAHGKERSSGVFWHNTAETWIDILSSADNNVVESIVNFVSGSTKKSQVDAHFISESGVIDVFFMLGPKPLDVFKQYTVLTGTAPLPQMFALGYQQSRWNYNDQDDVATIAESFDTHDIPLEAIWLDIEYTDNKKYFTWDSRKFPNPLDMVHNLTAKGRKLVVIIDPHIKRDSNYFLHNDATNLGYYIKNRDGKDYEGWCWPGSSSYLDFFDPKVIEYYIGLYSLDKFHGTTNDVYIWNDMNEPSVFNGPEITALKDLVHHGGWEHRDVHNINGHMYIRATYEALFRRSGGSLRPFVLTRSFFAGSQRYATMWTGDNMAEWSHLRVSYPMCLSVAISGMSFCGADVGGFFKNPDSELFIRWYQAAVWLPFFRQHSHIETKRREPWTFNEETTQIVREALRSRYSYLPLWYTLFREHEINGLPVIRPLWAHYPSESETFTIDDHLLVGDSLLVRPVFQSGATEVAVYFPGESKVTWYDIDTMQPYQKTGFVKIPVTIYKIPVFQRSGSIVSRKMRIRRSTVAMKNDPYTLIVIADSNGKASGNLYIDDETSFQYRHGKYLYLRITLDNNKISSTLIDKLASYETESWLERIDIANPPQGIKSAQLDSHSMGRVTLETTYNPHNNVLTIRRPAVNMGEEWTIELLH; translated from the exons AT GTTAGctccatttttaatattactctATTCACTATTCCTTGTCGATGCAGTTAATAGAGACAATTTCAAAAGATGCGATCAAAGCAGTTTCTGCCG aCGATGCAGGAAAGTAGAGCCTGGAAAAACACCATACCAGCTTTTACCAAATACTCTTATTCAAAATGAATCTATGGTTACCatagatttatttaacaaagatACTGGTGTCTCCTATGTGGTTCAACTTActtcattaaaagaaaatacatttagaTTGCATATCAATGAAAAAAACCCACTGCATCGCAGATATGAAAATGAATATGCTCTTCAAGATCAGCCacaaacaacaaaattaaattctgtaGAAAAAACAGCTGAAAGCATAACTGTAGTAAAGGGTGAAAACAAagctgttttatatattaatccaTTTAAAGTAGACCTATACTCTCAAGATGTTTTAACAATATCAGCAAATGCTCGTGGTCTTATGAGATTTGAACATTTACGTACCAAACCAGTAAG ATCAGAACAAGATGAAAATGCTGAAggtacagaaataaataatactacatACCCTGGTGATGGCGCTGATAATGATCCTGGTGCTTGGGAAGAAAACTTTAAGGAACATCATGATGCAAAACCATTTGGTCCCGAAGCTGTTGCCATGGATTTCAGTTTTCCTGGATCGGAGCATGCTTATGGTGTGCCAGAACATGCTGATTCACTAGCTTTACAATCGACTAAATCTTCCGATCCATATAGACTATATAATCTAGATGTGTTTGAATATGAAACAAACGAACGTATGGCTTTGTATGGTGCCATTCCAGTTCTTTATGCTCATGG aaagGAAAGATCATCAGGTGTTTTCTGGCACAATACAGCAGAAACTTGgattgatattttatcaagtGCAGACAACAATGTTGTAGAAAGCATTGTTAATTTTGTATCTGGATCTACTAAGAAATCCCAGGTGGATGCTCATTTCATATCAGAATCTGGAGTGATTGATGTATTCTTCATGTTGGGTCCAAAGCCACTTGATGTTTTTAAACAATACACTGTCCTGACTGGCACAGCTCCTTTACCGCag ATGTTTGCTCTTGGATATCAACAATCTCGTTGGAATTACAATGATCAAGATGATGTTGCAACAATTGCTGAAAGTTTCGATACGCATGATATTCCATTGGAAGCTATATGGCTCGATATTGAATATAccgataacaaaaaatattttacatgggATTCACGTAAATTCCCAAATCCTCTTGACATGGTACACAATCTTACTGCCAAAGGCAGAAAATTAGTGGTCATCATCGATCCTCATATTAAACGCGATAgtaattactttttacataATGATGCAACCAATTTGggttattacattaaaaacagAGATGGAAAAGATTACGAGGGTTGGTGTTGGCCAGGATCCTCGTCATATTTGGACTTTTTCGATCCAAAAGTTATCGAGTACTATATTGGCTTGTATAGTTTAGATAAATTCCATGGTACCACTAACGACGTTTATATTTGGAATGATATGAATGAACCAAGTGTGTTTAATGGACCTGAAATAACTGCGCTCAAGGATCTTGTCCATCATGGAGGCTGGGAACACAGAGACGTTCACAATATTAATGGACATATGTATATCCGTGCGACGTACGAAGCTTTATTCCGTCGATCGGGCGGTTCCTTGAGACCTTTTGTTTTAACGAGATCATTCTTCGCTGGATCGCAACGCTACGCGACAATGTGGACTGGCGACAATATGGCTGAGTGGAGTCATCTGCGCGTAAGTTATCCCATGTGTCTCTCAGTTGCTATATCCGGAATGTCATTCTGTGGCGCCGACGTGGGAGGCTTCTTTAAAAATCCAGATTCCGAGTTGTTCATTAGATGGTATCAAGCCGCAGTATGGTTACCTTTCTTCCGTCAACATTCTCACATCGAGACAAAGAGACGCGAGCCATGGACATTCAATGAAGAAACTACTCAAATAGTTCGCGAAGCACTCAGATCACGATACTCCTATTTGCCATTATGGTATACGCTTTTTAGAGAGCACGAAATAAACGGTTTACCCGTTATACGTCCTCTATGGGCGCATTATCCGTCGGAATCGGAAACATTTACTATTGATGATCATTTGCTAGTTGGCGATTCTCTACTTGTACGCCCAGTATTTCAATCTGGTGCCACTGAAGTAGCAGTTTATTTCCCAGGAGAAAGCAAAGTAACTTGGTACGATATTGATACAATGCAACCTTATCAAAAGACTGGATTCGTTAAAATACCAGTAACGATCTATAAGATTCCTGTGTTCCAAAGAAGTGGTTCTATCGTCTCACGAAAAATGAGGATACGACGTAGCACAGTTGCTATGAAAAATGATCCCTACACTCTGATAGTAATCGCTGATAGTAATGGTAAAGCTAGCGGTAATCTTTATATCGATGATGAAACAAGCTTTCAATATCGccatggaaaatatttatatctaagaATAACGTTGgacaacaataaaatatcttcaacTCTAATAGATAAATTAGCTTCGTATGAGACAGAAAGCTGGTTAGAAAGAATAGACATAGCTAATCCACCACAAGGAATTAAGTCTGCCCAATTGGACTCTCACA GTATGGGAAGAGTAACTTTGGAAACTACATATAATCCACATAACAATGTATTAACAATACGTAGACCAGCTGTAAATATGGGAGAAGAATGGACTATTGAATTATTACATTAG
- the Gcs2alpha gene encoding neutral alpha-glucosidase AB isoform X1, protein MASYVRLAPFLILLYSLFLVDAVNRDNFKRCDQSSFCRRCRKVEPGKTPYQLLPNTLIQNESMVTIDLFNKDTGVSYVVQLTSLKENTFRLHINEKNPLHRRYENEYALQDQPQTTKLNSVEKTAESITVVKGENKAVLYINPFKVDLYSQDVLTISANARGLMRFEHLRTKPVRSEQDENAEGTEINNTTYPGDGADNDPGAWEENFKEHHDAKPFGPEAVAMDFSFPGSEHAYGVPEHADSLALQSTKSSDPYRLYNLDVFEYETNERMALYGAIPVLYAHGKERSSGVFWHNTAETWIDILSSADNNVVESIVNFVSGSTKKSQVDAHFISESGVIDVFFMLGPKPLDVFKQYTVLTGTAPLPQMFALGYQQSRWNYNDQDDVATIAESFDTHDIPLEAIWLDIEYTDNKKYFTWDSRKFPNPLDMVHNLTAKGRKLVVIIDPHIKRDSNYFLHNDATNLGYYIKNRDGKDYEGWCWPGSSSYLDFFDPKVIEYYIGLYSLDKFHGTTNDVYIWNDMNEPSVFNGPEITALKDLVHHGGWEHRDVHNINGHMYIRATYEALFRRSGGSLRPFVLTRSFFAGSQRYATMWTGDNMAEWSHLRVSYPMCLSVAISGMSFCGADVGGFFKNPDSELFIRWYQAAVWLPFFRQHSHIETKRREPWTFNEETTQIVREALRSRYSYLPLWYTLFREHEINGLPVIRPLWAHYPSESETFTIDDHLLVGDSLLVRPVFQSGATEVAVYFPGESKVTWYDIDTMQPYQKTGFVKIPVTIYKIPVFQRSGSIVSRKMRIRRSTVAMKNDPYTLIVIADSNGKASGNLYIDDETSFQYRHGKYLYLRITLDNNKISSTLIDKLASYETESWLERIDIANPPQGIKSAQLDSHSMGRVTLETTYNPHNNVLTIRRPAVNMGEEWTIELLH, encoded by the exons ATGGCTTCATATGTGCG GTTAGctccatttttaatattactctATTCACTATTCCTTGTCGATGCAGTTAATAGAGACAATTTCAAAAGATGCGATCAAAGCAGTTTCTGCCG aCGATGCAGGAAAGTAGAGCCTGGAAAAACACCATACCAGCTTTTACCAAATACTCTTATTCAAAATGAATCTATGGTTACCatagatttatttaacaaagatACTGGTGTCTCCTATGTGGTTCAACTTActtcattaaaagaaaatacatttagaTTGCATATCAATGAAAAAAACCCACTGCATCGCAGATATGAAAATGAATATGCTCTTCAAGATCAGCCacaaacaacaaaattaaattctgtaGAAAAAACAGCTGAAAGCATAACTGTAGTAAAGGGTGAAAACAAagctgttttatatattaatccaTTTAAAGTAGACCTATACTCTCAAGATGTTTTAACAATATCAGCAAATGCTCGTGGTCTTATGAGATTTGAACATTTACGTACCAAACCAGTAAG ATCAGAACAAGATGAAAATGCTGAAggtacagaaataaataatactacatACCCTGGTGATGGCGCTGATAATGATCCTGGTGCTTGGGAAGAAAACTTTAAGGAACATCATGATGCAAAACCATTTGGTCCCGAAGCTGTTGCCATGGATTTCAGTTTTCCTGGATCGGAGCATGCTTATGGTGTGCCAGAACATGCTGATTCACTAGCTTTACAATCGACTAAATCTTCCGATCCATATAGACTATATAATCTAGATGTGTTTGAATATGAAACAAACGAACGTATGGCTTTGTATGGTGCCATTCCAGTTCTTTATGCTCATGG aaagGAAAGATCATCAGGTGTTTTCTGGCACAATACAGCAGAAACTTGgattgatattttatcaagtGCAGACAACAATGTTGTAGAAAGCATTGTTAATTTTGTATCTGGATCTACTAAGAAATCCCAGGTGGATGCTCATTTCATATCAGAATCTGGAGTGATTGATGTATTCTTCATGTTGGGTCCAAAGCCACTTGATGTTTTTAAACAATACACTGTCCTGACTGGCACAGCTCCTTTACCGCag ATGTTTGCTCTTGGATATCAACAATCTCGTTGGAATTACAATGATCAAGATGATGTTGCAACAATTGCTGAAAGTTTCGATACGCATGATATTCCATTGGAAGCTATATGGCTCGATATTGAATATAccgataacaaaaaatattttacatgggATTCACGTAAATTCCCAAATCCTCTTGACATGGTACACAATCTTACTGCCAAAGGCAGAAAATTAGTGGTCATCATCGATCCTCATATTAAACGCGATAgtaattactttttacataATGATGCAACCAATTTGggttattacattaaaaacagAGATGGAAAAGATTACGAGGGTTGGTGTTGGCCAGGATCCTCGTCATATTTGGACTTTTTCGATCCAAAAGTTATCGAGTACTATATTGGCTTGTATAGTTTAGATAAATTCCATGGTACCACTAACGACGTTTATATTTGGAATGATATGAATGAACCAAGTGTGTTTAATGGACCTGAAATAACTGCGCTCAAGGATCTTGTCCATCATGGAGGCTGGGAACACAGAGACGTTCACAATATTAATGGACATATGTATATCCGTGCGACGTACGAAGCTTTATTCCGTCGATCGGGCGGTTCCTTGAGACCTTTTGTTTTAACGAGATCATTCTTCGCTGGATCGCAACGCTACGCGACAATGTGGACTGGCGACAATATGGCTGAGTGGAGTCATCTGCGCGTAAGTTATCCCATGTGTCTCTCAGTTGCTATATCCGGAATGTCATTCTGTGGCGCCGACGTGGGAGGCTTCTTTAAAAATCCAGATTCCGAGTTGTTCATTAGATGGTATCAAGCCGCAGTATGGTTACCTTTCTTCCGTCAACATTCTCACATCGAGACAAAGAGACGCGAGCCATGGACATTCAATGAAGAAACTACTCAAATAGTTCGCGAAGCACTCAGATCACGATACTCCTATTTGCCATTATGGTATACGCTTTTTAGAGAGCACGAAATAAACGGTTTACCCGTTATACGTCCTCTATGGGCGCATTATCCGTCGGAATCGGAAACATTTACTATTGATGATCATTTGCTAGTTGGCGATTCTCTACTTGTACGCCCAGTATTTCAATCTGGTGCCACTGAAGTAGCAGTTTATTTCCCAGGAGAAAGCAAAGTAACTTGGTACGATATTGATACAATGCAACCTTATCAAAAGACTGGATTCGTTAAAATACCAGTAACGATCTATAAGATTCCTGTGTTCCAAAGAAGTGGTTCTATCGTCTCACGAAAAATGAGGATACGACGTAGCACAGTTGCTATGAAAAATGATCCCTACACTCTGATAGTAATCGCTGATAGTAATGGTAAAGCTAGCGGTAATCTTTATATCGATGATGAAACAAGCTTTCAATATCGccatggaaaatatttatatctaagaATAACGTTGgacaacaataaaatatcttcaacTCTAATAGATAAATTAGCTTCGTATGAGACAGAAAGCTGGTTAGAAAGAATAGACATAGCTAATCCACCACAAGGAATTAAGTCTGCCCAATTGGACTCTCACA GTATGGGAAGAGTAACTTTGGAAACTACATATAATCCACATAACAATGTATTAACAATACGTAGACCAGCTGTAAATATGGGAGAAGAATGGACTATTGAATTATTACATTAG
- the Gphr gene encoding Golgi pH regulator isoform X3 has product MFELIIFEIAGVLDSSSRYFHWNAGLYMLLFMVIVLIPFYIAYFIISNIRFVRLNLIRPLTVIIYLFYLYLFWKVGDPFPILSPKKGLLSIEQGVSRIGVIGVTVMALLSGFGAVNYPYTSMAYFMRPVSYADVQSIEKRLLQTMDMIIVKKKRIALAKKGEPVGQIETRSRLWGMLGPLGGTKGNQETIKQLQVEVIALEELSRQLFLEAHDIQNARERLKWAATWQGKYFNFLGYFFSLYCTWKIFISTINIVFDRVGKKDPVTRGIEIAVHWIGFNIDVTFWSQHISFYLVGCIVVTSIRGLLLTLTKFFYAISSSKSSNIIVLILAQIMVRIIYNYDCKSCVIMYNFLDSHIKFCFYSFQGMYFVSSVLLMRMNMPAEYRIIITQVLGELQFNFYHRWFDVIFLVSALSSIVFLYLAHKHAPTERI; this is encoded by the exons ATGttcgaattaattattttcgaaatagcAGGGGTGCTTGACTCAAg ttctaGATATTTCCATTGGAATGCTGGCCTTTATATGCTTCTATTTATGGTGATAGTTCTGATACCATTTTATatagcatattttattatcagcaATATCAGATTTg TAAGACTGAATTTAATACGGCCATTGacagttattatatatcttttctatcTCTACTTATTTTGGAAAGTGGGTGATCCTTTCCCCATATTAAGTCCCAAGAAAGGATTGCTGTCTATAGAACAAGGCGTCAGTCGAATAGGAGTTATTGGTGTTACAGTAATGGCTCTTCTTTCGGGTTTCGGTGCTGTAAATTATCCGTACACTTCAATGGCTTATTTCATGCGTCCGGTTTCTTATGCAGATGTGCAATCTATAGAAAAACGATTGCTACAAACTATGGACATGATTAtcgtgaagaaaaaaagaatcgcaTTAGCCAAAAAAGGCGAACCTGTTGGACAAATTGAAACTCGATCTCGATTATGGGGGATGTTAGGTCCGCTAGGTGGTACAAAGGGAAACcaagaaa CTATCAAACAGTTACAAGTCGAAGTTATTGCTTTAGAAGAGTTATCACGACAATTATTTTTGGAAGCGCATGATATACAAAATGCGAGAGAACGTCTAAAGTGGGCTGCTACTTGgcaaggaaaatattttaattttctcggtTATTTCTTCTCTTTGTACTGCacttggaaaatatttatt TCTACGATCAATATAGTATTTGATCGGGTCGGCAAGAAAGATCCTGTAACCAGAGGAATTGAAATCGCAGTGCATTGGATTGGTTTCAATATCGATGTCACATTCTGGTCGCAgcacatttctttttatctcgtCGGTTGTATTGTTGTAACATCTATACGTGGATTATTATTAACTCTGACAAAG TTTTTCTATGCTATATCAAGCAGCAaatcatcaaatattattgtacttaTACTTGCTCAAATAATggtaagaataatatataattatgattgcAAATCATGTGTaatcatgtataattttctggattcacatataaaattttgtttttactctTTTCAGGGAATGTATTTTGTGTCTTCTGTGCTTCTTATGCGAATGAATATGCCAGCAGAATATCGCATTATAATAACACAAGTTTTAGGAGAATTacagttcaatttttatcataggTGGtttgatgttatttttttggTATCGGCGTTATCAtcaatagtatttttatatttagctcATAAACATGCACCGACGGAACGCATATAa
- the Gphr gene encoding Golgi pH regulator isoform X2, which translates to MGFIEDTFVILITQVIFFVGGWVFFVKKLFRDYEVHHRLVQLIFSTTFSLSCTMFELIIFEIAGVLDSSSRYFHWNAGLYMLLFMVIVLIPFYIAYFIISNIRFVRLNLIRPLTVIIYLFYLYLFWKVGDPFPILSPKKGLLSIEQGVSRIGVIGVTVMALLSGFGAVNYPYTSMAYFMRPVSYADVQSIEKRLLQTMDMIIVKKKRIALAKKGEPVGQIETRSRLWGMLGPLGGTKGNQETIKQLQVEVIALEELSRQLFLEAHDIQNARERLKWAATWQGKYFNFLGYFFSLYCTWKIFISTINIVFDRVGKKDPVTRGIEIAVHWIGFNIDVTFWSQHISFYLVGCIVVTSIRGLLLTLTKFFYAISSSKSSNIIVLILAQIMGMYFVSSVLLMRMNMPAEYRIIITQVLGELQFNFYHRWFDVIFLVSALSSIVFLYLAHKHAPTERI; encoded by the exons ATGGGCTTCATCGAGGACACTTTCGTGATTCTTATAACACAG GTAATTTTCTTCGTAGGAGGATGGGTATTCTTTGTGAAGAAATTATTCAGAGATTATGAAGTTCATCATAGATTAGTACAACTAATTTTTTCGACAACATTTTCATTGTCATGCACCATGttcgaattaattattttcgaaatagcAGGGGTGCTTGACTCAAg ttctaGATATTTCCATTGGAATGCTGGCCTTTATATGCTTCTATTTATGGTGATAGTTCTGATACCATTTTATatagcatattttattatcagcaATATCAGATTTg TAAGACTGAATTTAATACGGCCATTGacagttattatatatcttttctatcTCTACTTATTTTGGAAAGTGGGTGATCCTTTCCCCATATTAAGTCCCAAGAAAGGATTGCTGTCTATAGAACAAGGCGTCAGTCGAATAGGAGTTATTGGTGTTACAGTAATGGCTCTTCTTTCGGGTTTCGGTGCTGTAAATTATCCGTACACTTCAATGGCTTATTTCATGCGTCCGGTTTCTTATGCAGATGTGCAATCTATAGAAAAACGATTGCTACAAACTATGGACATGATTAtcgtgaagaaaaaaagaatcgcaTTAGCCAAAAAAGGCGAACCTGTTGGACAAATTGAAACTCGATCTCGATTATGGGGGATGTTAGGTCCGCTAGGTGGTACAAAGGGAAACcaagaaa CTATCAAACAGTTACAAGTCGAAGTTATTGCTTTAGAAGAGTTATCACGACAATTATTTTTGGAAGCGCATGATATACAAAATGCGAGAGAACGTCTAAAGTGGGCTGCTACTTGgcaaggaaaatattttaattttctcggtTATTTCTTCTCTTTGTACTGCacttggaaaatatttatt TCTACGATCAATATAGTATTTGATCGGGTCGGCAAGAAAGATCCTGTAACCAGAGGAATTGAAATCGCAGTGCATTGGATTGGTTTCAATATCGATGTCACATTCTGGTCGCAgcacatttctttttatctcgtCGGTTGTATTGTTGTAACATCTATACGTGGATTATTATTAACTCTGACAAAG TTTTTCTATGCTATATCAAGCAGCAaatcatcaaatattattgtacttaTACTTGCTCAAATAATg GGAATGTATTTTGTGTCTTCTGTGCTTCTTATGCGAATGAATATGCCAGCAGAATATCGCATTATAATAACACAAGTTTTAGGAGAATTacagttcaatttttatcataggTGGtttgatgttatttttttggTATCGGCGTTATCAtcaatagtatttttatatttagctcATAAACATGCACCGACGGAACGCATATAa